The Kitasatospora setae KM-6054 genome contains a region encoding:
- a CDS encoding enhanced serine sensitivity protein SseB C-terminal domain-containing protein: MTGAAGDPGAVERALAAVAPERWEAYEGLLRALAGGQVWMLLWHGSPGSPDAQYGNMDVGGHGYAPCATSPAQLAASGWTRAHEVVSGPEIAASLYQSRWGLWLDPHRPGGGVGVPWADLRRIALGLDRLPAGPLHISEPAGQSSPFFAVLEQQAGEVRPLRSLRRAWVRPVLGEAYLAIGLDLYDASPPSVEAARALVQRAAAQAPDGPGVSTVMMADEYDPVAMWMWANARPFFDRQAAGQPAPTGFGYAAQPPAGPAQGWPQAPWPGYPGR; this comes from the coding sequence GTGACGGGAGCAGCCGGCGATCCGGGGGCGGTCGAACGCGCCCTCGCAGCGGTCGCGCCGGAGCGCTGGGAGGCGTACGAGGGACTGCTGCGCGCCCTGGCCGGCGGGCAGGTCTGGATGCTGCTGTGGCACGGCAGCCCGGGCAGCCCCGACGCCCAGTACGGGAACATGGACGTCGGCGGGCACGGCTACGCGCCCTGCGCGACCTCCCCGGCCCAACTGGCCGCCAGCGGCTGGACGCGCGCCCACGAGGTGGTCTCCGGGCCGGAGATCGCCGCCTCGCTCTACCAGTCGCGCTGGGGCCTGTGGCTGGACCCGCACCGCCCCGGCGGCGGCGTCGGGGTGCCCTGGGCCGACCTGCGGCGGATCGCGCTCGGCCTGGACCGGCTGCCGGCCGGCCCGCTGCACATCTCCGAGCCGGCCGGGCAGTCCTCGCCGTTCTTCGCCGTGCTGGAGCAGCAGGCGGGCGAGGTGCGGCCGTTGCGCTCGCTGCGGCGGGCCTGGGTGCGGCCGGTGCTCGGCGAGGCGTACCTGGCGATCGGCCTCGACCTGTACGACGCCTCGCCGCCGTCGGTGGAGGCGGCCCGGGCGCTGGTGCAGCGGGCCGCCGCGCAGGCGCCGGACGGGCCCGGGGTGTCCACCGTGATGATGGCCGACGAGTACGACCCGGTGGCGATGTGGATGTGGGCGAACGCCCGCCCGTTCTTCGACCGGCAGGCCGCCGGGCAGCCCGCGCCGACCGGCTTCGGTTACGCTGCGCAACCACCGGCCGGGCCCGCCCAGGGCTGGCCGCAGGCCCCCTGGCCCGGTTATCCGGGCCGTTGA
- a CDS encoding ABC transporter permease: MTTPIETSGPASGAQPDGTSTSVQVKKIEGRSPGRIAWTRLKRDKVALAGGAVVVLLILAAVFAPVLTALFGHPIDEPHPDQINPDLGLPKGAFGGMSGDYLLGVDPVFGRDVFSRIVYGARISLLVAFLAAALSVCIGVVMGVMAGYFGGWVDSVISRVMDVLLAFPQLLFSIALVSVMPNQLLGLNDTGVRVLVLVSVIGFFGWPYIGRIVRGQAMSLREREFVDAARSLGAGRAHILFRELLPNLTAPILVYATLIIPTNILNEAALSFLGAGVRPPTPSWGQMLSDAVGIYQADPTYMVIPGLAIFITVLAFNLFGDGLRDALDPKGN, encoded by the coding sequence ATGACCACACCCATCGAGACCTCGGGTCCGGCGTCCGGGGCACAGCCTGACGGAACGTCAACTTCCGTACAGGTCAAGAAGATCGAGGGCCGTTCGCCGGGCCGCATCGCCTGGACCAGGCTCAAGCGCGACAAGGTCGCGCTGGCCGGCGGCGCCGTCGTGGTGCTGCTGATCCTGGCCGCGGTCTTCGCGCCGGTGCTCACCGCGCTGTTCGGCCACCCGATCGACGAGCCGCACCCGGACCAGATCAACCCGGACCTGGGCCTGCCCAAGGGCGCGTTCGGCGGCATGAGCGGCGACTACCTGCTCGGCGTCGACCCGGTCTTCGGCCGGGACGTGTTCTCCCGGATCGTCTACGGGGCGCGGATCTCGCTGCTGGTGGCGTTCCTGGCGGCCGCGCTGTCGGTCTGCATCGGCGTCGTGATGGGCGTGATGGCCGGCTACTTCGGCGGCTGGGTCGACTCGGTGATCAGCCGGGTGATGGACGTCCTGCTGGCCTTCCCGCAGCTGCTGTTCAGCATCGCGCTGGTCTCGGTGATGCCCAACCAGCTGCTCGGCCTGAACGACACCGGCGTCCGGGTGCTGGTCCTGGTCTCGGTGATCGGCTTCTTCGGCTGGCCCTACATCGGGCGCATCGTCCGCGGCCAGGCCATGTCGCTGCGCGAACGGGAGTTCGTGGACGCCGCCCGCAGCCTGGGCGCCGGCCGCGCGCACATCCTCTTCCGCGAACTGCTGCCGAACCTGACGGCGCCGATCCTGGTCTACGCGACCCTGATCATCCCCACCAACATCCTGAACGAGGCGGCGCTCAGCTTCCTCGGGGCCGGCGTCCGGCCGCCCACCCCGTCCTGGGGGCAGATGCTCTCGGACGCGGTCGGGATCTACCAGGCGGATCCCACCTACATGGTGATCCCCGGTCTCGCCATCTTCATCACCGTGCTCGCCTTCAACCTCTTCGGTGACGGCCTGCGTGACGCTCTCGACCCCAAGGGCAACTGA
- the gcvT gene encoding glycine cleavage system aminomethyltransferase GcvT — protein sequence MSLRLTALDALHRSLGATMTDFAGWDMPLRYGSEREEHLAVRTRAGLFDLSHMGEITVSGPQAGELLDHALVGFISALGVLRARYTMICREDGGILDDLIVYRTAEDEYLVVANASNAQVVLDALTERAAGFDAVVRDDRDAYALLAVQGPEANGILAKLTDADLPGLKYYALLPATVAGREVWLARTGYTGEDGFEVFCAPADAAHLWTALTEAGTAEGLVPCGLSCRDTLRLEAGMPLYGHELSTELTPFDAGLGRVVRFDKTTNDGAFVGRKALEEAAAQAELNPPRKLVGLVSEGKRVPRAEYAVVDAEGAAIGRITSGSPSPTLGKPIAIAYLDAAHAEPGSTVAVDVRGKAEPVQVVALPFYKRAR from the coding sequence GTGTCCCTCCGCCTGACCGCGCTCGACGCGCTGCACCGCTCGCTCGGCGCCACCATGACCGACTTCGCCGGCTGGGACATGCCGCTGCGCTACGGCAGCGAGCGCGAGGAGCACCTCGCCGTCCGCACCCGGGCCGGCCTGTTCGACCTCTCGCACATGGGCGAGATCACCGTCTCCGGCCCGCAGGCCGGCGAGCTGCTCGACCACGCGCTGGTCGGCTTCATCTCGGCGCTCGGCGTGCTGCGCGCCCGCTACACGATGATCTGTCGCGAGGACGGCGGCATCCTGGACGACCTGATCGTCTACCGCACCGCCGAGGACGAGTACCTGGTGGTCGCCAACGCCTCCAACGCCCAGGTGGTGCTGGACGCGCTGACCGAGCGCGCGGCCGGCTTCGACGCCGTGGTCCGCGACGACCGGGACGCCTACGCGCTGCTCGCCGTCCAGGGCCCGGAGGCCAACGGCATCCTGGCCAAGCTGACCGACGCCGACCTGCCCGGCCTCAAGTACTACGCCCTGCTGCCCGCCACCGTGGCCGGCCGCGAGGTCTGGCTGGCCCGCACCGGCTACACCGGCGAGGACGGCTTCGAGGTGTTCTGCGCCCCGGCCGACGCCGCGCACCTGTGGACCGCGCTGACCGAGGCCGGCACCGCCGAGGGCCTGGTCCCGTGCGGCCTGTCCTGCCGCGACACGCTGCGCCTGGAGGCCGGCATGCCGCTGTACGGGCACGAGCTGTCCACCGAGCTGACCCCGTTCGACGCGGGCCTGGGCCGGGTGGTGCGCTTCGACAAGACCACCAACGACGGCGCCTTCGTCGGCCGCAAGGCGCTGGAGGAGGCCGCGGCGCAGGCCGAGCTCAACCCGCCGCGCAAGCTGGTCGGCCTGGTCTCCGAGGGCAAGCGCGTCCCGCGCGCCGAGTACGCCGTGGTGGACGCCGAGGGCGCCGCGATCGGCCGGATCACCTCCGGCTCGCCGTCCCCGACCCTGGGCAAGCCGATCGCCATCGCCTACCTGGACGCCGCGCACGCCGAGCCCGGCAGCACCGTCGCGGTGGACGTCCGCGGCAAGGCCGAGCCGGTCCAGGTCGTCGCGCTGCCGTTCTACAAGCGCGCCCGCTGA
- a CDS encoding ABC transporter substrate-binding protein, with translation MKRNRTLAAAALVATLALTTAACGGSKGGGTGGDNASGKAGAAGFNAAAEKVVNPSTTKGGTLNLWTTTDVDSLDPGRAYYASVWNYERFYTRTLLAFDGKPGKAGLELVPDLASAKPEISPDGKTYTFKLKPGLKFEDGSVITSKDVKYGIERIFAQDVISGGPTYLVNELDQGQGYKGPYTDSDPNKLGLKTVQTPDDNTIVFTLAKPNSDFPFLLAMGSAAPVPQKLDTGAQYGQKPVSSGPYKFKSVEPGKGYELVRNENWDPASDPFRKALPDVVKLTVTTNADDMDARLLANTADLDWAQTGLSQAAQVKVLQDQALKANTDDPYNGFIRYVALAPSVAPFDNAHCRNAVLYAADTTALQTARGGSVAGSLYGSMLPPNILGSDDYDPFGLTKGKPNVEKAKEELKACGQPNGFKTTIAVRGNKPKEINSAVALQTALKAVGIEVTVDQYDGKLISSVIGSPDVVKTKNYGLIVMGWGADYPTGSGYLQPLVDGRFITQNGNNNYALINDPEINGWFDQAAQATDAAKAADFYKKINHKVVDGAYYLPIVADKALNWRNPRLTNVYITDAFGEVDFQALGVSDGK, from the coding sequence ATGAAGCGAAACAGGACGCTCGCGGCCGCCGCACTGGTGGCCACCCTCGCGCTCACCACGGCCGCCTGCGGCGGCAGCAAGGGCGGCGGCACCGGCGGCGACAACGCCTCCGGCAAGGCCGGGGCGGCGGGCTTCAACGCGGCGGCGGAGAAGGTGGTGAACCCGTCCACCACCAAGGGCGGCACCCTCAACCTGTGGACCACCACCGACGTGGACTCGCTCGACCCCGGCCGCGCCTACTACGCCTCGGTCTGGAACTACGAGCGCTTCTACACCCGCACCCTGCTCGCCTTCGACGGCAAGCCGGGCAAGGCCGGCCTGGAGCTCGTCCCCGACCTGGCCTCGGCCAAGCCGGAGATCTCCCCGGACGGCAAGACCTACACCTTCAAGCTGAAGCCGGGCCTGAAGTTCGAGGACGGCTCGGTCATCACCTCGAAGGACGTCAAGTACGGCATCGAGCGCATCTTCGCGCAGGACGTCATCTCCGGCGGTCCGACCTACCTGGTCAACGAGCTCGACCAGGGCCAGGGCTACAAGGGCCCCTACACCGACAGCGACCCGAACAAGCTCGGCCTCAAGACGGTGCAGACCCCGGACGACAACACCATCGTCTTCACGCTGGCCAAGCCGAACTCCGACTTCCCGTTCCTGCTGGCGATGGGCTCCGCCGCCCCGGTCCCGCAGAAGCTGGACACCGGCGCCCAGTACGGCCAGAAGCCGGTCTCCTCCGGCCCGTACAAGTTCAAGTCGGTCGAGCCGGGCAAGGGCTACGAGCTGGTCCGCAACGAGAACTGGGACCCGGCCTCCGACCCGTTCCGCAAGGCGCTGCCGGACGTCGTCAAGCTGACCGTCACCACCAACGCCGACGACATGGACGCCCGCCTGCTGGCGAACACCGCCGACCTCGACTGGGCCCAGACCGGCCTGTCGCAGGCCGCCCAGGTCAAGGTGCTCCAGGACCAGGCGCTCAAGGCCAACACCGACGACCCGTACAACGGCTTCATCCGGTACGTCGCGCTGGCCCCGTCGGTCGCCCCGTTCGACAACGCGCACTGCCGCAACGCGGTGCTGTACGCGGCCGACACCACCGCGCTGCAGACCGCCCGCGGCGGCTCGGTGGCCGGCTCGCTGTACGGCTCGATGCTGCCCCCGAACATCCTCGGCTCCGACGACTACGACCCGTTCGGCCTGACCAAGGGCAAGCCGAACGTCGAGAAGGCCAAGGAGGAGCTGAAGGCCTGCGGCCAGCCGAACGGCTTCAAGACCACCATCGCGGTCCGCGGCAACAAGCCGAAGGAGATCAACTCCGCGGTGGCCCTGCAGACCGCGCTCAAGGCGGTCGGCATCGAGGTCACCGTCGACCAGTACGACGGCAAGCTGATCTCCTCGGTCATCGGCTCGCCCGACGTGGTCAAGACCAAGAACTACGGCCTGATCGTGATGGGCTGGGGCGCCGACTACCCGACCGGCTCCGGCTACCTGCAGCCGCTGGTCGACGGCCGCTTCATCACCCAGAACGGCAACAACAACTACGCCCTGATCAACGACCCGGAGATCAACGGCTGGTTCGACCAGGCCGCCCAGGCGACCGACGCGGCCAAGGCCGCCGACTTCTACAAGAAGATCAACCACAAGGTCGTCGACGGCGCCTACTACCTGCCGATCGTCGCCGACAAGGCTCTGAACTGGCGCAACCCGCGCCTGACCAACGTCTACATCACCGACGCCTTCGGCGAGGTGGACTTCCAGGCGCTCGGCGTCTCCGACGGCAAGTGA
- a CDS encoding enhanced serine sensitivity protein SseB, translated as MGFPLDGALEGGAWPANELEQVLTAALGDPGATPRVIEVLARSQVWIPLPSGTAPDADSLDLPTLELAGAPYVPVYSSQEQYLRHCPGIPFAIAPMWEFARGLPLGIGIAVNPEAPVGIPVPPEGVGELRRGPRGEQWEAQGVTEGARVALKEPEPHQEPFAFLAAATGELVALPGVLTARRALARVEGEPTLLYVGVQLDPAAPADPAEVNTALGRALGTAPPGWGVHLVLLDLVADPVADWMVGRVQPFYVRP; from the coding sequence ATGGGGTTCCCGCTGGACGGGGCGCTGGAGGGCGGGGCCTGGCCGGCCAACGAGCTGGAGCAGGTGCTGACGGCCGCCCTGGGCGACCCGGGGGCGACGCCCCGGGTGATCGAGGTGCTGGCGCGCAGCCAGGTGTGGATCCCGCTGCCGTCCGGGACCGCGCCGGACGCCGACTCGCTGGACCTGCCGACGCTTGAACTGGCCGGCGCGCCGTACGTCCCGGTGTACTCCTCGCAGGAGCAGTACCTGCGGCACTGCCCGGGCATCCCGTTCGCGATCGCCCCGATGTGGGAGTTCGCCCGCGGACTGCCGCTGGGCATCGGCATCGCGGTCAACCCGGAGGCGCCGGTGGGCATCCCGGTGCCGCCGGAGGGCGTCGGCGAGCTGCGGCGCGGGCCGCGCGGCGAGCAGTGGGAGGCGCAGGGCGTCACCGAGGGCGCCCGGGTGGCGCTCAAGGAGCCCGAGCCGCACCAGGAGCCGTTCGCCTTCCTGGCCGCCGCGACCGGCGAACTCGTCGCGCTGCCCGGGGTGCTGACGGCCCGTCGGGCGCTGGCCCGGGTGGAGGGCGAGCCGACCCTGCTGTACGTCGGCGTGCAGCTCGACCCGGCGGCCCCGGCCGACCCGGCCGAGGTCAACACCGCGCTCGGCCGCGCCCTCGGAACCGCCCCGCCGGGCTGGGGCGTCCACCTGGTGCTGCTCGACCTGGTCGCCGACCCGGTGGCGGACTGGATGGTGGGACGGGTACAGCCCTTCTACGTCCGTCCGTGA
- a CDS encoding ABC transporter permease yields the protein MLVYLVRRLVNVVFMLLVVAAVTFGIFFMVPKLTGTDPAMLYVGKIADKAAIEGIRHKMGLDKSIIEQFWLFLRGVFVGRDYNAGVDMTHCAAPCLGYSFKTEQQVWPLLLNRVGVDFSLAVGASVLWLLFGTATGVISALRRGTALDRITMTVALAGVSLPMYFTGLVALALFVHQLGWFPNNYTDFTSDPVSWFQGLVLPWVTLAFLFAATYARLSRATLLDVLGEDYIRTARAKGLKEPVVIGKHAMRSTLTPILTIFGMDLGGLLGGAVLTEKTFNLRGLGYEAVTSIQSSDLPVIMGVTLFAAFFIVMANLAVDLLYAVVDPRVRLT from the coding sequence GTGCTCGTGTATCTCGTCAGGCGACTGGTCAACGTCGTCTTCATGCTGTTGGTGGTCGCCGCGGTGACCTTCGGCATCTTCTTCATGGTGCCGAAACTCACCGGGACCGACCCCGCGATGCTCTACGTGGGCAAGATCGCGGACAAGGCGGCGATCGAGGGCATCCGTCACAAGATGGGCCTCGACAAGTCGATCATCGAACAGTTCTGGCTCTTCCTGCGCGGGGTGTTCGTCGGCCGCGACTACAACGCCGGCGTCGACATGACCCACTGCGCGGCCCCCTGCCTGGGCTACTCGTTCAAGACCGAGCAGCAGGTCTGGCCGCTGCTGCTCAACCGGGTCGGCGTCGACTTCTCGCTCGCCGTCGGGGCCTCCGTGCTCTGGCTGCTGTTCGGCACCGCCACCGGCGTCATCTCCGCGCTGCGCCGCGGCACCGCGCTGGACCGCATCACCATGACGGTCGCGCTGGCCGGCGTCTCGCTGCCGATGTACTTCACCGGCCTGGTCGCGCTCGCGCTCTTCGTCCACCAGCTCGGCTGGTTCCCGAACAACTACACCGACTTCACCTCCGATCCGGTCTCCTGGTTCCAGGGGCTGGTGCTGCCCTGGGTGACGCTGGCGTTCCTGTTCGCCGCCACGTACGCCCGCCTGAGCAGAGCCACCCTGCTGGACGTCCTCGGCGAGGACTACATCCGCACCGCGCGGGCCAAGGGCCTCAAGGAGCCGGTGGTCATCGGCAAGCACGCCATGCGCTCCACGCTGACCCCGATCCTGACCATCTTCGGCATGGACCTCGGCGGCCTGCTCGGCGGCGCCGTGCTCACCGAGAAGACCTTCAACCTGCGCGGACTCGGCTACGAGGCGGTCACCTCGATCCAGTCCAGCGACCTCCCGGTGATCATGGGCGTGACCCTGTTCGCCGCGTTCTTCATCGTCATGGCCAACCTCGCGGTTGACCTGCTGTACGCCGTCGTCGACCCCCGGGTGAGGCTGACATGA
- a CDS encoding ABC transporter ATP-binding protein produces MSTSDKPFLSVRDLKVHFPTDDGLVKSVNGLSFDLERGRTLGIVGESGSGKSVTSLSIMGLHRTGSKRGAPRISGEIWLDGEELVAAGPDRVRKLRGQKMAMIFQDPLTAMHPYYTVGAQIVEGYRAHHPGASKKQARTRAIEMLDRVGIPQPDKRVDNYPHEFSGGMRQRAMIAMALVNDPALLIADEPTTALDVTVQAQILDLIRDLQKEFGSAVVIITHDLGVVAELADDILVMYGGKPVERGPADTIFESPEHPYTWGLLGSMPRLDRELQDRLVPVKGTPPSLINVPSGCAFHPRCPYAELTGGRSTTEVPVLAEAAPRHHAACHLPIAERHRLFTEEIAPRL; encoded by the coding sequence ATGAGCACCAGTGACAAGCCTTTCCTGTCCGTCCGCGACCTGAAAGTGCACTTCCCCACCGACGACGGACTGGTCAAGTCCGTCAACGGGCTGAGCTTCGACCTGGAGCGCGGCAGGACCCTCGGCATCGTCGGCGAGTCCGGCTCCGGCAAGTCCGTCACCTCGCTGTCGATCATGGGCCTGCACCGCACCGGCTCCAAGCGCGGCGCCCCGCGGATCAGCGGCGAGATCTGGCTGGACGGCGAGGAGCTGGTCGCGGCCGGCCCCGACCGGGTGCGCAAGCTGCGCGGCCAGAAGATGGCGATGATCTTCCAGGACCCGCTGACCGCGATGCACCCCTACTACACGGTCGGCGCCCAGATCGTCGAGGGCTACCGGGCCCACCACCCCGGCGCCTCCAAGAAGCAGGCCCGCACCCGGGCGATCGAGATGCTCGACCGGGTCGGCATCCCGCAGCCCGACAAGCGGGTCGACAACTACCCGCACGAGTTCTCCGGCGGCATGCGCCAGCGCGCCATGATCGCGATGGCGCTGGTCAACGACCCGGCGCTGCTGATCGCCGACGAGCCGACCACCGCCCTCGACGTCACCGTCCAGGCGCAGATCCTCGACCTGATCCGCGACCTGCAGAAGGAGTTCGGCTCGGCGGTCGTCATCATCACCCACGACCTGGGCGTGGTCGCCGAACTCGCCGACGACATCCTGGTGATGTACGGCGGCAAGCCCGTCGAGCGCGGCCCCGCCGACACCATCTTCGAATCCCCCGAGCACCCCTACACCTGGGGCCTGCTCGGCTCGATGCCCCGCCTCGACCGGGAGCTCCAGGACCGGCTGGTGCCGGTCAAGGGCACCCCGCCGAGCCTGATCAACGTGCCGTCCGGCTGCGCCTTCCACCCGCGCTGCCCGTACGCCGAGCTCACCGGCGGCCGCTCCACCACCGAGGTGCCCGTGCTCGCCGAGGCCGCGCCCCGGCACCACGCCGCCTGCCACCTGCCGATCGCCGAACGCCACCGGCTCTTCACCGAAGAGATCGCGCCCCGGCTGTGA